The following proteins are co-located in the Nocardia bhagyanarayanae genome:
- a CDS encoding FAD-dependent oxidoreductase — protein MTSLWMNDAQVPARLRLTPGSRFDTVVIGAGITGLVTALLLAQNGVQVAVVESRRVGYGTTGGTTGKVSLLQGTRAQSIAGQHGIGALAQYLAANRDGQDWLLRFCDEHGIAYQRAAAVTYAQSEHEKHAVRAEFEATRAAGLPTELIDDLEAPFPVYGGVRLIEQAQIDPMAVLAALAAEVESHAAPIYESTLAQGVHHGSDGELIVQTEHGDLTAGTVVLATGTPMLDRGGFFARLTAQRSYLAAFRVPGAVPHDMYISAGQPIRSLRYHPTPEGDLLLVGGNGHAVGRTDAAAEHADELLDWTAAWFPGAQVLHRWSAQDYHPVGELPYVGPLLPGRDDILVATGYAKWGLTNGVAAALALAGRLTGKPPAWSGTFTTWRPAELRSLISGAKANTMVAQQLSMGWLRMLGGGSASMPEEGCGRVERHGLTPSAICTVDGVSTEVSAVCPHLYGIVRWNDAERSWDCPLHGSRFAPDGTVLEGPATKPLARRAVLRKDV, from the coding sequence ATGACGTCCTTGTGGATGAACGACGCGCAAGTACCCGCACGACTGCGGCTGACGCCCGGCTCGCGTTTCGACACCGTGGTGATCGGCGCAGGCATCACCGGGCTCGTCACCGCCCTGCTACTGGCCCAGAACGGCGTCCAGGTCGCGGTGGTCGAAAGTCGGCGCGTCGGCTACGGGACAACCGGTGGTACGACCGGAAAAGTCAGTCTGCTCCAGGGAACTCGCGCGCAGAGCATCGCCGGACAGCACGGCATCGGCGCCCTCGCGCAGTACCTGGCGGCGAATCGGGACGGCCAGGATTGGCTGTTGCGCTTCTGCGACGAGCACGGAATCGCGTACCAGCGCGCCGCGGCGGTCACCTACGCCCAATCCGAGCACGAAAAGCATGCGGTGCGAGCCGAATTCGAGGCGACGCGGGCGGCGGGACTGCCGACCGAGCTGATCGACGACCTGGAAGCGCCTTTCCCGGTGTACGGCGGTGTCCGGCTGATCGAGCAGGCCCAGATCGATCCGATGGCCGTGCTGGCCGCACTCGCCGCCGAGGTGGAGTCGCACGCCGCCCCGATCTACGAATCGACGCTCGCGCAAGGAGTGCACCACGGCTCCGACGGCGAGCTGATCGTGCAAACCGAACACGGCGACCTGACCGCGGGCACGGTCGTGCTGGCCACCGGGACCCCGATGCTGGACCGTGGCGGGTTCTTCGCACGGCTCACGGCACAGCGCTCGTACCTGGCCGCGTTCCGGGTGCCCGGAGCGGTGCCGCACGACATGTACATCAGCGCGGGACAGCCCATCCGCTCGCTGCGCTACCACCCCACGCCCGAGGGCGACCTGCTGCTGGTCGGCGGTAACGGCCACGCGGTCGGGCGGACCGACGCGGCCGCCGAGCACGCCGACGAACTCCTGGACTGGACCGCCGCTTGGTTCCCCGGCGCGCAGGTGCTGCACCGCTGGTCGGCCCAGGACTACCACCCGGTCGGCGAATTGCCCTACGTCGGCCCGCTGCTGCCCGGTCGAGACGACATCCTGGTCGCCACCGGCTACGCGAAGTGGGGCCTGACCAACGGCGTCGCCGCCGCGCTCGCGCTGGCCGGCAGGCTCACCGGCAAGCCACCCGCCTGGTCCGGCACCTTCACCACCTGGCGGCCCGCCGAGCTGCGCTCGCTGATCTCCGGCGCCAAGGCGAACACCATGGTGGCCCAACAACTTTCGATGGGCTGGCTACGCATGCTCGGCGGCGGCTCGGCCAGTATGCCCGAGGAGGGCTGCGGACGGGTCGAGCGCCACGGGCTCACGCCCTCGGCGATCTGCACCGTCGACGGAGTCAGCACCGAGGTGTCGGCCGTCTGCCCGCATCTGTACGGCATCGTGCGGTGGAACGACGCGGAACGGTCCTGGGACTGTCCGCTGCACGGCTCTCGCTTCGCGCCGGACGGCACGGTGCTGGAAGGACCGGCGACCAAGCCGCTCGCGCGGCGCGCGGTCTTGCGCAAGGACGTCTAA
- a CDS encoding AAA family ATPase: protein MVSAVYLITGIQAAGKSTVAQALAERLPRSAHVRGDTFRRFVVGGRAEMGPEPSAAALDQLRLRHRLAASVADEYAAGGFTAILQDVVLGEFLPYTVDRIRTDPLYVVVLAPSRDAIAAREAARDKNAYDTFTVAALDAVLRDSTPRLGLWLDTSELTVAETVDAILDTARPMVREPSR from the coding sequence ATGGTCTCCGCTGTCTATCTGATCACCGGTATCCAAGCCGCGGGCAAATCGACGGTGGCCCAAGCGCTGGCCGAACGCCTGCCCCGATCGGCGCACGTGCGCGGGGACACCTTCCGCAGGTTCGTGGTGGGCGGCCGCGCGGAAATGGGTCCGGAACCGTCCGCGGCGGCCCTCGATCAATTGCGGCTGCGCCACCGGCTCGCCGCGTCCGTCGCCGACGAGTACGCCGCGGGAGGATTCACGGCGATCCTGCAGGACGTGGTGCTCGGCGAGTTCCTGCCCTACACCGTCGACCGGATTCGCACGGACCCGCTGTATGTCGTGGTGCTCGCGCCCAGCCGCGACGCGATCGCCGCCCGTGAGGCGGCCCGCGACAAGAACGCCTACGACACGTTCACCGTGGCGGCCTTGGACGCCGTGCTGCGCGACAGCACGCCGCGGCTCGGTTTATGGCTCGACACCTCGGAGCTGACCGTCGCCGAGACCGTCGACGCCATCCTCGACACCGCCCGCCCGATGGTCCGGGAACCGAGCCGTTAG
- a CDS encoding FHA domain-containing protein, whose protein sequence is MVTCPEGHRSAAADYCDVCGAPIGAPPATVAAPRCPACGAPSGGRFCEACGHDSALPAPSPPEPPARQDDSKVADSAAVRPPTVTWIATVTADRAFYDRVLAREGPDSDRVEFPAYYPPRRITLHGSEILIGKRSVSQGLHPDIDLGIAPADAGVSRAHALLHLTPTGLTVTDLGSTNGTSLNGGDDLIPPEQPVALRSGDRVHVGAWTTITLTVEPA, encoded by the coding sequence ATGGTCACCTGCCCGGAGGGACATCGGTCGGCGGCGGCCGACTACTGCGATGTGTGCGGAGCGCCGATCGGCGCGCCGCCGGCGACGGTCGCCGCGCCTCGCTGCCCGGCCTGCGGCGCGCCGAGCGGGGGACGCTTCTGCGAGGCTTGCGGTCACGATTCGGCGTTGCCCGCGCCGTCCCCGCCGGAACCCCCTGCGCGCCAGGACGATTCGAAGGTCGCCGACTCGGCCGCCGTGCGGCCGCCGACCGTCACCTGGATCGCCACCGTCACCGCCGATCGCGCCTTCTACGACCGTGTACTGGCGCGCGAAGGTCCGGACTCGGATCGCGTGGAGTTCCCCGCGTACTATCCGCCGCGCCGAATCACGCTGCACGGCAGCGAGATCCTGATCGGCAAGCGCAGTGTCTCGCAGGGCCTGCACCCCGACATCGATCTCGGCATCGCCCCCGCCGACGCGGGCGTCTCGCGGGCGCACGCGCTGCTGCACCTGACCCCGACCGGCCTCACCGTCACCGATCTCGGCTCCACCAACGGCACCAGCCTCAACGGCGGCGACGACCTGATCCCGCCGGAGCAGCCGGTCGCGCTGCGCAGTGGCGACCGCGTTCACGTCGGGGCGTGGACCACCATCACCCTCACCGTGGAACCGGCCTGA
- a CDS encoding vWA domain-containing protein, with product MNSVAGNGISVVVDQNEYLAEGAGTVDAVVSVETGADFVAAGPPPERVEILIIDSSGSMGNGKKLEGARRAAMAALDALPDGTRFAIVQGTSMARLVFPTDEPSVPADATTRAAARRKLDKLRADGGTAMGTWLGLARQLAKKHEGAMVHAILLTDGKNEHESPESLAAEIAQSEGVFTCDCRGVGTDWRVDELRAIASALHGTVDIVADPAHLAADFAAMTHTSMAKAIPELTLRVWTPAGATVRFVKQVAPAIEDLTARRVESGPQVGEYPLGAWGAEERDYHVQVRVEPAAPGREKLAARVSVIAGDEVVGQGLVRAVWTTETELSARISRRVAHYTGQAELADAVQEGLAARKNGDVETATAKLRRAVQLAAESGNESTAKLLRGVVEVDEHNGTVRLRARVAAEDEMALDARSTKTARVRKES from the coding sequence GTGAATTCTGTTGCCGGCAACGGTATCTCGGTGGTCGTCGACCAGAACGAGTACCTCGCGGAAGGTGCGGGCACGGTCGACGCGGTGGTCTCGGTGGAGACCGGCGCCGATTTCGTCGCGGCCGGGCCGCCGCCGGAGCGCGTGGAGATCCTGATCATCGACAGTTCGGGGTCGATGGGCAACGGCAAGAAGCTCGAGGGCGCCCGCCGCGCCGCCATGGCCGCCCTCGACGCGCTGCCCGACGGCACCCGCTTCGCGATCGTGCAGGGCACGTCGATGGCCCGCCTGGTCTTTCCCACCGATGAGCCCTCGGTGCCCGCGGACGCGACCACACGCGCCGCGGCGCGCCGAAAGCTCGACAAACTGCGTGCCGACGGCGGCACCGCCATGGGCACCTGGCTCGGCTTGGCCCGCCAACTGGCCAAGAAGCACGAGGGCGCCATGGTGCACGCGATCCTGCTCACCGACGGCAAGAACGAGCACGAGTCGCCGGAGTCCCTCGCCGCCGAGATCGCCCAGTCCGAGGGCGTGTTCACCTGCGATTGCCGCGGCGTCGGAACCGATTGGCGGGTGGACGAATTGCGGGCCATCGCCTCAGCTCTGCACGGCACCGTCGACATCGTCGCCGATCCGGCGCACCTGGCCGCGGATTTCGCGGCGATGACACACACCTCGATGGCCAAGGCCATTCCCGAACTGACACTGCGGGTCTGGACTCCGGCCGGCGCCACGGTGCGCTTCGTCAAGCAGGTCGCGCCCGCCATCGAGGATCTGACGGCCCGCCGCGTCGAGAGCGGCCCGCAGGTGGGGGAGTACCCGCTCGGCGCGTGGGGCGCGGAGGAGCGCGATTACCACGTGCAGGTGCGGGTGGAGCCCGCCGCGCCGGGACGGGAGAAGCTGGCGGCGCGGGTCAGTGTGATCGCGGGCGACGAGGTCGTCGGGCAGGGTCTGGTGCGGGCGGTGTGGACCACCGAGACGGAGTTGTCGGCCCGGATCAGCAGGCGCGTAGCGCATTACACCGGTCAGGCCGAGCTGGCCGACGCGGTGCAGGAGGGGCTGGCGGCCCGCAAGAACGGTGACGTGGAGACCGCGACGGCCAAACTGCGGCGTGCGGTCCAGCTTGCCGCCGAGTCCGGCAACGAGAGCACAGCGAAGCTGCTTCGCGGCGTGGTCGAGGTGGACGAGCACAACGGCACGGTGCGGCTGCGGGCGCGCGTCGCGGCCGAGGACGAGATGGCACTGGACGCCCGCTCCACCAAGACGGCACGGGTACGCAAGGAGTCCTGA
- a CDS encoding PP2C family protein-serine/threonine phosphatase — protein MPLAKPAAPPNASPRCPGCRESVSSTDRYCEACGRELGARRVALPHPEAESATPRPCDACGAQEYDPDGYCRGCGQLRAPRDRFEADLGAVCVATDRGIAHARNEDSVAAAVVDGAAGPRTVVIVVCDGVSTSEDPQAASGTASRSGVDATLAALAEGQDAPDAALAGLAAAAQAVRDIAVHESHAPSCTYVSAIVRGYDADTVEITVANVGDSRAYWLVPAPGAPDIPPSQRLTVDDSWAQALVDAGAMDEQAAMKDPRAHTLLRWLGADSGDRPWSDTCVRAFRTRGPGLLLLCSDGLWNYQPDAHALAALATAPEPMRAARDLVEFALRSGGNDNITVALAPVP, from the coding sequence ATGCCGTTGGCGAAACCCGCCGCACCGCCGAACGCTTCGCCGCGCTGCCCCGGTTGCCGGGAGAGCGTCTCGAGCACCGACCGGTACTGCGAGGCCTGCGGGCGGGAACTGGGCGCGCGCCGGGTCGCGCTGCCGCACCCGGAGGCCGAGTCGGCGACGCCGCGGCCGTGCGACGCCTGTGGCGCGCAGGAGTACGACCCGGACGGCTACTGTCGCGGCTGCGGCCAATTGCGCGCTCCGCGTGACCGTTTCGAGGCCGACCTCGGCGCGGTGTGCGTGGCCACCGATCGCGGCATCGCGCACGCCCGCAACGAGGACTCCGTCGCCGCCGCCGTGGTGGACGGCGCGGCGGGACCGCGCACCGTCGTCATCGTGGTGTGCGACGGTGTGTCCACCTCCGAGGATCCGCAGGCGGCCTCCGGCACCGCGTCTCGGTCTGGCGTGGACGCCACGCTCGCCGCACTGGCCGAGGGCCAGGACGCCCCCGACGCCGCGCTGGCCGGACTCGCCGCCGCGGCGCAGGCCGTGCGCGATATCGCCGTGCACGAGAGCCACGCGCCCTCCTGCACGTATGTCTCGGCCATCGTGCGCGGCTACGACGCCGACACGGTCGAGATCACGGTGGCGAATGTCGGTGACAGCCGGGCATATTGGCTCGTGCCCGCGCCGGGCGCGCCCGACATCCCGCCCTCGCAACGGCTGACCGTCGACGACTCCTGGGCTCAGGCCCTGGTCGACGCGGGCGCCATGGACGAGCAGGCCGCCATGAAGGATCCGAGGGCGCACACGCTGTTGCGGTGGCTCGGCGCCGACTCGGGAGACCGGCCGTGGTCGGACACTTGCGTGCGCGCCTTCCGCACCCGCGGCCCCGGCCTGCTGCTGCTGTGCAGCGACGGCCTGTGGAACTACCAACCGGACGCCCACGCGCTAGCCGCGCTCGCGACCGCCCCGGAGCCGATGCGAGCGGCCCGCGATCTCGTCGAGTTCGCGCTGCGCAGCGGGGGCAACGACAACATCACCGTCGCGCTCGCACCGGTGCCCTGA
- a CDS encoding serine/threonine-protein kinase — protein MTCTEPGCGGAVEDGYCTVCGTAPAATGATAQQSAGTAPVASAPESGNSAGTASEAGRADVCAEPGCGGTISGGYCDTCGTAPAATGTVAASARTSAGTARGSARSVRTGRSTSSKPSARGRLGAGMVDVPRVPRIHPTSAILADPMVAESKRFCGACERPVGRGRDGAPGRTEGFCPNCGARFSFAPKLSAGDLVGGQYEVVGCLAHGGLGWIYLATDRNVGNRWVVLKGLLNSGDLDAMAAAVAEKRFLAEVEHPSIVKIFNFVEHAGPDGVAVGYIVMEFVGGTSLKQILRDRRDTDGGYLPVPQAIAYILEMLPALGYLHSLGLAYCDFKPDNVMQTDEQLKLIDLGAVIAMDDQDSAIYGTIGYQAPEIAATGPTVATEVYTVGRTLAVLIMHVPQEGGHFGALPGPEAEPLLARYDSLHRFLLRATDADPEARFASMEEVADQLTGVLREVLSADDAVPRPGMSAYFGPPRAVFGIGVDAAVAPEDIVAGLPVPLVDPSDSGAALLATTAGTTPGELEQAFADGLRSVVTGRGESVEIPLRLVRAALDTGDPAEAERRLTELADRLPGDWRLAWYRGQARLLARDFAAARAEFDAVYAALPGEPAPKLALAAVAELTADGAAAARYYDTVWRTDRSFAAAVFGLARTRRRAGDRDGAVAALDQVDRSSSLYTDARVAAVDALLAERGPAELTEAVLRDAGGRVDALALDSKRRHAQVRMRVLDAALAWLDGGRAATNHAPLLGVSFDQEGVRTGLERCFRDLARETEDMWARFALVDRANAIRPRTTL, from the coding sequence ATGACCTGCACCGAGCCAGGCTGTGGCGGGGCGGTCGAGGACGGCTATTGCACGGTGTGCGGGACCGCACCGGCTGCCACCGGCGCGACGGCCCAGCAGTCGGCGGGTACCGCACCGGTTGCCTCGGCACCGGAGTCGGGGAATTCCGCGGGCACGGCGTCCGAGGCCGGGCGCGCCGATGTCTGCGCCGAACCCGGCTGCGGCGGAACCATATCCGGCGGATACTGCGACACCTGCGGCACCGCGCCCGCCGCGACCGGGACCGTCGCCGCCTCGGCCCGGACGTCCGCGGGCACTGCGCGAGGGTCGGCGCGCTCGGTGCGGACCGGCCGGTCGACGTCGTCCAAGCCCAGCGCGCGCGGACGGCTCGGCGCGGGCATGGTCGACGTGCCTCGCGTGCCGCGGATCCACCCCACCTCGGCCATTCTGGCCGACCCGATGGTCGCGGAGTCGAAGCGTTTCTGCGGCGCCTGCGAACGACCGGTCGGCCGCGGCCGGGACGGCGCGCCGGGCCGCACCGAGGGCTTCTGCCCGAACTGCGGCGCCCGGTTCTCCTTCGCGCCCAAGCTGAGCGCCGGCGACCTGGTCGGTGGCCAATACGAGGTGGTCGGTTGCCTCGCGCACGGCGGGCTCGGCTGGATCTACCTGGCCACCGACCGCAATGTCGGCAACCGCTGGGTGGTGCTCAAAGGCCTGCTCAACTCCGGCGACCTGGACGCCATGGCGGCGGCCGTCGCCGAGAAGCGGTTCCTCGCCGAAGTCGAGCATCCGAGCATCGTCAAGATCTTCAACTTCGTCGAACACGCCGGGCCCGATGGCGTCGCGGTCGGCTACATCGTCATGGAGTTCGTCGGCGGCACCTCGCTCAAGCAGATCCTGCGCGATCGGCGCGACACCGACGGCGGATACCTGCCGGTGCCCCAGGCCATCGCCTACATTCTGGAGATGCTGCCCGCACTCGGCTACCTGCACTCGCTCGGTCTCGCCTACTGCGACTTCAAGCCCGACAACGTGATGCAGACCGACGAGCAATTGAAGCTCATCGATCTCGGCGCCGTGATCGCCATGGACGATCAGGACAGCGCCATCTACGGCACGATCGGCTATCAGGCGCCCGAGATCGCCGCCACCGGACCGACCGTCGCGACCGAGGTGTACACCGTCGGCCGCACGCTGGCGGTGCTGATCATGCACGTCCCGCAGGAGGGCGGGCATTTCGGCGCGCTGCCGGGACCCGAGGCCGAACCCCTGCTCGCCCGCTACGACTCGCTGCACCGGTTCCTGCTGCGCGCCACGGACGCCGACCCCGAGGCCAGATTCGCCTCGATGGAGGAAGTGGCCGATCAGCTGACCGGCGTGCTGCGCGAGGTGCTCAGCGCCGACGACGCGGTACCGCGCCCCGGCATGTCGGCGTACTTCGGGCCGCCGCGCGCGGTCTTCGGTATCGGCGTCGACGCGGCGGTCGCGCCGGAGGACATCGTGGCCGGTCTGCCGGTGCCGCTGGTGGATCCGAGCGACAGCGGCGCCGCGCTGCTCGCCACGACGGCCGGAACGACGCCCGGCGAACTGGAGCAAGCCTTCGCCGACGGACTGCGTTCGGTGGTCACCGGCCGCGGCGAATCGGTGGAGATCCCGCTGCGCTTGGTGCGCGCCGCGCTCGACACCGGCGATCCGGCCGAGGCCGAGCGCAGGCTCACCGAGCTCGCCGACCGGTTGCCCGGCGACTGGCGGCTGGCCTGGTATCGCGGGCAGGCCAGGCTGCTCGCCCGCGATTTCGCCGCCGCCCGCGCCGAATTCGACGCCGTGTACGCGGCGCTGCCCGGTGAACCGGCGCCCAAGCTCGCGCTGGCCGCCGTCGCCGAGCTCACCGCCGACGGCGCCGCGGCGGCGCGCTACTACGACACCGTCTGGCGCACCGACCGCTCCTTCGCCGCCGCGGTGTTCGGCCTGGCGCGGACGCGCCGCCGCGCGGGTGACCGGGACGGCGCGGTCGCGGCTCTCGACCAAGTCGATCGGTCCTCGTCGCTGTACACCGACGCGCGCGTGGCCGCGGTGGACGCGCTGCTCGCCGAACGCGGGCCCGCCGAGCTGACGGAGGCGGTCCTGCGCGATGCGGGCGGCCGGGTCGACGCGCTCGCGCTCGATTCCAAACGCCGTCACGCACAGGTGCGGATGCGGGTGCTGGACGCCGCGCTGGCCTGGCTCGACGGCGGCCGAGCGGCGACGAACCACGCGCCGCTGCTCGGCGTCTCGTTCGACCAGGAGGGTGTGCGCACCGGGTTGGAGCGCTGCTTCCGCGACCTGGCGCGCGAGACCGAGGACATGTGGGCCCGTTTCGCGTTGGTGGACCGCGCCAACGCCATCCGCCCGAGGACCACGCTGTGA
- a CDS encoding glutamate ABC transporter substrate-binding protein translates to MTRRLFSLVVALAALGPLVGCSTDASVPATPAAAAVNPAPPEFAEITTPGQAEDECDAEASLRPGPLPPPGAMPTGSPMAAIEANGRIRVGVDQNTYLFGFRNPITNEIEGFDIDIAREIARALFGDPNRIELRSVTAEERISALRENKVDLIVRTFSATCERRRDVDFSAVYYRAAQRILAPKNSGIRSGADLGGKRVCVTRGTTASGPLFALPKRLTVFGVANWTDCLAALQQGHVDAISADDPILFGLVAQDRNLEVVGEPIGSGAYAVGVAKGAPDLVRFVNAVLERIRTDGTWQRIYAARLSALGPSPGPPETRYTT, encoded by the coding sequence GTGACAAGACGGCTCTTCTCGCTGGTCGTCGCGCTGGCCGCGCTCGGTCCGCTGGTCGGGTGCAGCACCGACGCCTCGGTGCCCGCGACGCCGGCCGCGGCCGCGGTGAATCCGGCCCCGCCCGAGTTCGCCGAGATCACCACGCCCGGTCAGGCCGAGGACGAGTGCGACGCCGAGGCCAGCTTGCGCCCCGGCCCGTTGCCGCCGCCTGGCGCGATGCCCACGGGCTCGCCGATGGCCGCGATCGAGGCCAACGGCCGGATCCGGGTCGGCGTCGACCAGAACACCTACCTGTTCGGTTTCCGCAACCCCATTACCAACGAGATCGAGGGCTTCGACATCGACATCGCCAGGGAGATCGCCCGGGCGCTGTTCGGCGACCCGAATCGGATCGAACTGCGCTCGGTGACCGCCGAGGAGCGCATCTCGGCGCTGCGCGAGAACAAGGTCGATCTCATTGTGCGCACCTTCTCGGCCACCTGCGAGCGCCGGCGCGACGTCGACTTCTCCGCCGTGTACTACCGTGCGGCGCAGCGCATTCTGGCGCCGAAGAACTCCGGCATCCGGTCCGGGGCGGATCTCGGCGGCAAGCGCGTGTGCGTCACCAGGGGCACCACCGCGTCCGGGCCGCTGTTCGCGTTGCCCAAGCGACTCACGGTGTTCGGCGTCGCCAACTGGACCGACTGCCTGGCCGCGCTGCAACAGGGCCACGTGGACGCGATCAGCGCCGACGACCCCATTCTGTTCGGCCTCGTCGCCCAGGACCGGAACCTCGAGGTGGTCGGCGAACCCATCGGCAGCGGCGCCTACGCCGTCGGTGTGGCCAAGGGCGCGCCAGATCTCGTGCGCTTCGTCAACGCGGTGCTCGAACGGATCCGCACCGACGGCACCTGGCAGCGCATCTACGCCGCGCGCCTCAGCGCGCTCGGACCCTCGCCCGGCCCGCCAGAAACCCGGTACACCACGTGA
- a CDS encoding CocE/NonD family hydrolase, giving the protein MVEPLSSATGAPPDARFDIGPERYPRLHAAVTVPIPMSDGAVLSADVLRPGDRSGPTAEPLPALINFTAYNKMINRHGMRANRALRALAGRIPPSDRARMTARDVLRTPAGGVLEPFAINRTAVSRGYVGLMVDVRGTGSSTGTWDFFGPREQRDYLEVVGWVREQPWCDGRVAVTGLSYGAIAALVTAGLRPEGLAAVFAIEAGENPVRELGLTGGVPTPGMLAWILFVHGAGRIPALPGLVRNGLLGHYLRDRITARSDWLRRAIRIAVSIDHPDGYLNPEWAARLAHFEEIDVPTWIHGGWHDVYNRSNFRIYERIPVAPGAKQILVDDSYHLTPGSGFGDPGNPQALDELQCAFFDRWVKGIDNGIDGYGPVTVRRQGDGRWIRRAEFPDPATRVRRLYLTADPSGTASHAAADGGLSTAPTDTEYSLTVPTGRVSAASNNTAVMTMGVALLFGDRFGNDDRRSEATALTFTSAPLETDTVLSGPMNLHLLAAVDGTDAFWSVTVCDVSPDGVSAPLTRGALLSTLRATDSADSYYAEGELLFAMHPMTADSALPVTPGEAFEIDVEINPTEALLRAGHRLRVAVSPTSFPRHLIPPWKRRQIAGQRILLRPDRPSYLSFRAFGGD; this is encoded by the coding sequence ATGGTCGAGCCGCTGTCTAGCGCCACCGGCGCGCCGCCGGACGCACGCTTCGACATCGGACCGGAGCGTTATCCGAGACTGCACGCGGCCGTCACGGTTCCGATCCCCATGTCCGACGGCGCGGTCCTCAGCGCCGACGTCCTGCGCCCCGGCGACCGCTCCGGGCCGACCGCCGAACCGCTCCCGGCGCTGATCAACTTCACCGCTTACAACAAGATGATCAACCGGCACGGCATGCGCGCGAATCGGGCGCTGCGCGCGCTGGCGGGCCGCATCCCACCGTCGGACCGCGCCAGGATGACGGCGCGGGACGTGCTGCGTACACCCGCGGGCGGCGTCCTGGAACCGTTCGCGATCAACCGCACCGCCGTGTCGCGCGGGTACGTGGGTCTGATGGTGGACGTGCGGGGCACCGGAAGTTCCACGGGCACTTGGGATTTCTTCGGTCCGAGGGAGCAGCGCGACTATCTCGAGGTCGTCGGGTGGGTCCGTGAACAGCCATGGTGCGACGGACGTGTGGCGGTGACGGGGCTTTCCTACGGCGCGATCGCGGCGCTCGTCACCGCGGGCCTTCGCCCCGAGGGACTCGCCGCCGTCTTCGCCATCGAGGCGGGGGAGAACCCGGTGCGCGAACTCGGGCTCACCGGCGGGGTGCCCACGCCGGGCATGCTCGCGTGGATCCTGTTCGTGCACGGAGCCGGGCGGATTCCGGCGCTGCCCGGTCTCGTGCGCAACGGACTGCTCGGCCATTATCTGCGCGACCGGATCACCGCGCGCTCGGATTGGCTGCGCCGCGCCATACGGATCGCCGTCAGCATCGACCACCCCGACGGCTACCTCAATCCCGAGTGGGCGGCCCGGCTCGCGCACTTCGAGGAGATCGACGTCCCCACCTGGATCCACGGCGGCTGGCACGACGTCTACAACCGCTCGAATTTCCGCATCTACGAGCGTATTCCGGTCGCGCCGGGCGCCAAGCAGATCCTGGTGGACGACTCCTACCACCTCACGCCCGGCTCCGGCTTCGGCGATCCCGGCAACCCGCAGGCGCTCGACGAACTCCAGTGCGCGTTCTTCGACCGCTGGGTCAAGGGCATCGACAACGGAATCGACGGATACGGACCGGTGACGGTGCGCAGACAGGGCGACGGTCGCTGGATCCGCCGCGCCGAATTCCCGGATCCGGCGACGCGCGTGCGCAGGCTCTACCTCACCGCCGATCCGAGCGGCACCGCGTCACACGCCGCCGCAGACGGCGGATTGTCCACCGCGCCAACGGATACCGAGTATTCACTGACGGTGCCGACGGGCCGGGTCAGCGCCGCCTCGAACAACACCGCGGTGATGACGATGGGCGTCGCGCTGCTGTTCGGTGACCGTTTCGGCAACGACGACCGGCGCAGCGAGGCCACCGCGCTCACCTTCACCAGCGCGCCGCTCGAGACCGACACCGTGCTCTCCGGTCCGATGAACCTGCACCTGCTCGCCGCGGTCGACGGCACCGACGCCTTCTGGTCGGTCACCGTATGCGACGTATCCCCCGACGGCGTCTCGGCGCCGCTCACCCGTGGCGCGCTGTTGTCGACGCTGCGGGCGACCGATTCCGCCGACAGCTATTACGCCGAGGGCGAACTGCTTTTCGCCATGCACCCCATGACCGCCGATTCCGCGCTACCGGTGACGCCGGGGGAGGCCTTCGAGATCGACGTCGAGATCAACCCCACCGAGGCGCTGCTTCGCGCCGGGCATCGGCTGCGAGTCGCGGTCAGCCCCACCAGTTTCCCGCGCCATCTGATTCCGCCCTGGAAGCGGCGCCAGATCGCGGGTCAGCGCATCCTGTTGCGTCCCGACCGTCCGAGCTACCTGAGTTTCCGCGCGTTCGGCGGCGACTGA